In the Clostridium gelidum genome, AAAATCAAGTAAAAGTGCATTTCCTTTAAACATAACGCAATTTACTTTCCCATTGCTATCCTTAAGAGTGAAATAAATATGCCCACTACCATGATATTTTAAATTAGAAATCTCCCCTTTTACAGAGAGATTGCTTAAAATAAAGTCATTGTCTAACATTCTTTTTATGTAATTCGTAACCTCAGAAACAGTTAACGTCTTAATATTCATTTTGTTCTAAAGCCTCACATGCATTTTTTATTAAAAGAGTTGTTGTAAGTGCCCCTACTCCGCCTGGAACTGGAGTTAGTAATTTACACTTATCTATAACCTTATCAAAATCTACATCACCAGTTATCTTACCTTCAAAAGATGATGTTCCTACATCAATTACTATTGCATCTTCATTTACATAAGTTTCGTCAATAAATTTTGGTCTTCCAATAGCAACTACCAATATATCTGCTACTCTACAAACTTCTCTTAAATTCTTTGTTTTAGAGTGACAAATAGTAACTGTAGCATTTTCATTTAATAAAAGTTGCGCTACCGGTTTTCCAACTATATTGCTTCTTCCAAGAACTACAACATTCTTACCTACAATATCTACATTTAAACTCTTAATTAAAGTAACTACAGAATTAGGAGTACAAGGTAAGAATTTAGGTTCACCCATATATAGCTTTCCCTGGCTTTCAAATGTAAGACAATCAATATCCTTACTTGGAGATATTTCTTTAATTATTTTCTTTTCATCAAAATTACTTGGAAGTGGTAATTGCAAAATAATTCCTTGAACATCTTTGTCTTCATTTAATTTATGTATTTCAGATATTACATCTTCATTCTTTGAGGTTTCAGGTAAAGTCACTTTTAAAAATCCAGCTCCAAGAGAAACCGCAACCTTTTCTTGACTTGCCATATAATAAATAGATCCGCCATCATTTCCAACTAATATAGATGCAATTTTAGGGATTTTAAGATCTTTTTCTTTTCTATTGCTGATAAAATTTTTGATATCTTCTTTTACCTTCAATGCAACTTCTTTACCATTTATAATTTTGCCCATAAACCAAACCTACTTTCATTCTTCATCATTCTGCTGAATCAATTTTATCTAAAACTCCATTAATAAAGCTTACACTTTTTTCATCAGAATATCTTCTTGTAATTTCTAATGCTTCGTTAATAACAACAGCTCTTGGAACTTGTTCATCATATAATAACTCATATGTTGCAAGTCTCAATATGCTTAAATTCACCTTAGGTACCCTATCTAGTTTCCAATTATGTAAGTTTTCAGTAATAATTTTGTCAATTGCTTCTTTATTATTTTCTATTCCAATTAATGCTTGTTTAACATAAGTTAAATCAATTTCTTTTATATCGCCTTCATAATTTTCTAGGAATCCTTCTATTGCCTCTTCAGTGGTGTCTTTGCTTAAAGTCATTCCAAATAATAACTCCATAGTTTTGTCTCTTGATAATTTTCTATTCATATAGTCCTCCTAAATTTGTATCATAATTAATTATGTACATTTATCATTATATACACTTTTTTTTTCTTTTAAGCACGTGCAAGAAAATAATAAGTAACATATTCTCTCTTGTTGTTTCTTTGAATATGCCTTAAGGCCGTCTTCGCATAGAAATACCCTCTGAAAGCTTCAGAGGGTGAAAATCAAACTAGTTAGATTCAATTTCTTCCTTTTTAGGCAAATAAATATTTTGGACATAAATGTTAACAGATTCAACATATAATCCCGTCATAGCTTCAACTGTTTTTTTAACATTATCTTGTACTTGTGCTACAACATCCATTATCTTTCTGCCATACTCTACTGATACATTCATATCTATTATTGCTTTATCTTCCTCTAGTGTTACTTTACTTGCTTTAGCAGTATTCTTTTTGCCTTTAAATATGTTTGTTAAATTGCTTGCAACACCAATTTGACTATCTAAAACTCCATCAATTTCTTGAGCTGCAATTCCAGCAATTACGCTTACTACTTCATCCGAAATTTTAACGACTCCGATATTATCTTCTCTAACTAAATCTTCCATGTTACTTACCCTCCTAGGTTTTGTAATAACAAAACATGATAATCTTGTGTTTATTATATCAAATATATTTTAACATTACAATTATATTATGGTTTTTCTACTATTTTTGAACTTCTATTATTATATCCTTTATTTTTGATACATCTTGAACTAGTTCTTGTATTGCTATAGTCTCATTTTCTTGAAGCCCAGTTGCTGATTTAACAATAACGGTTGCTTTGTTTGAATCTAATCTACATAAAGCATCTTCATAACCTTTGTTTTTAATACTAAGTTCTATTCTTCCTTCATTATCTTTCACCATTGTTTTTTGAGTTAATTCTTTTTGTGCTACAACCTTTTGCTCTTTTGATATATTTTCATCTGAAATTTGAGACTTTAAAGTTTGAATAGTTGCTGAATCCATTTGATCTCTTTCACTTTTTGAATTATAAAAGTAATTTTGTTGATTTAAAGCTTCTGCATCTTGATCATTTACTTTTTCAGGTGATAAAACTTGACTTAAATCTGTTGGGTCATTTAACCCACCATTATTAAGTTTTGCTGCTAGCACTCCTACACATAATATTAATGCTAACAATGTAAAAATAATACCACATTGTTTCTTTGTCATAATAATATTCCCCCAATCCTTTTTTATAAAATTATATGCTACTTCTTCATACTATATACATTAACCTTATCTAAACTTAAGTTATATAGTTTCGATACTGCTTGTTCAATTTCATATTTTGTTTTGCTATTTGCAGCACCTTCCGCGAGTATTATGACTCCAATAATTTTCGGTTTATATGTGGTTAATATAAATGGCTCATTGTTTCCATCAGATGTAGTCATTACAATGTTCTCCCCATCTGTATTTTGATTATTTACTCGTTTTCCGCCTTGATTATCAGTTTCTTCAGTAGTTGATTTTTGCGAATTTTTATCATAAGCCGGTACTTTTTTATCTCCATTTTCAAAAGACATCATTACTTCAACATCACCAACTCCATTCATTTTTTTTAATATATTTTTTAAATCTGTTTTTTGCTGTTCTTCATAATTTTTTTCATCTGTTTCCTTAGTAACTGGAGAGTTTTCTGCATTTCCTACTGTAACGCCTGCTGCAACTTTATTATTACTTAAAGTTTTACTACTTGGTAGTAGTACATTCATAGCAATTAAAACAAATCCTAGAACTATACATACAGCAATTAAATTTTTAAGTTGTTTTTGAGCTAATATCTTTTTTATCTCTTTTATTATTTTATTTTTGTCCATAATTTATACCTCCTATTCATCTAATTTATATACTTCGATTTTCTCATTTGGAACATTCAATTCACTGGATATAAAATTAACCATTTCTGTATATTCTTTATTTTCTTCCTTTGTAGTAGTTTCTAGCTCTTTGTTAATCACTATCTTTTTTATCTTATTTATTTTATTTTCACCTACACCTATCTTTAGTTTTTTTACATTTAAAGTTATGTTTACGAAATCTACATCACAATCTATTTCACTTTTAAATGTCTTGTCTTTATACTTATTTTTAAGTAAATTATCACAATTTTTATTGAAGTTATTCATAAATGTTTTTTTTCTAACATCTACTTTATCTTGATCATTTTTAAAAATATTTGTTGTGTTACCTTTATTAACTTTATTTTCATTTTGAGAAAATACCTGTTCATAGCTTTGAATTCCATCTGTAACACTTTTTTCTCCACTTGATATAAATTGTATAATTGGATTTAAAATCACAGTAACTAATATTAATCCTAAAATAAACTGAATATATTTTTTCATTTTATTGCTTGGTGCTATAAGTTCTACTGCACTTATAAATATAAGAATAGTCACAAGAGTTATTACAATATTCTTTAAAGCTTCTATAAACATAATGTTCTCCTATCCTCCAACAATAAACCTTCCAGATGATGCCATGATAGCAATTAATATAAAAAATATTATACTTACAGTTAAAACACATGATGTTATTAGCACCATTGAATTTCCTGCTGCTTCTAATGATTTTGTTATCCTTGAATCACTTATTGGTTCAATCAATGCTGCTGATAATTTATATATAAATGTAATTAGTATAAGTTTAATCAGTGGATGTAGCAGAATTATAATAATTACAACTAATCCTATGGAGCTTATTGCGTTTTTTATTATAAGTGAGTATCCAGCTACCGATGTGATTGCATCTGAAAATGTTTTTCCGACTATTGGAATAAAATTATCTATAGCAAATTTCGCTGTTTTAAGTGTTACTGCATCAATGGTTGTTGAAGTAATTCCACGAATTGTTAAAAGTCCTATAAAGATTGTTACTATGATTCCCTGAAACCATATAATAACTTGTTTTAATAATTTACATAAATTTGTTATTTTATGGTCTATAGATAGATTATTTGCAAATTCTAATACAAAACTCATTAGTATCATTGGAATTACAATATTTGAATACACTTTTGGTATAAATACAACTGCCCCAAGTACAATTGGATCTAGTGTTGCAGCTGATGTAATTCCTCCTGCAAGAGAAATCATAGTTATAAGTATTGGAAGAAGAGCACTCATAAAATCTGAGATGTTAGTTATTACTTCTTTTGCAACTGAAATAGAAATTATAAAACTTTTTGATAGTACCATTATGATTAAGGCGTAGCAAGCAAAAAAAGCAACTTGCGAGATGCTTTCATCTGAAAATGCATCTTGAAGATTTTTTAAAAGTGAACATATTATTGATATTGTAACTATTGATATCATAAGTTTTAAAACACTTTTCACCTCTTTGAATACAATGCTTAAAATTGCCTTTACAATTGTATCAAAAGAAATATTACCTTTACCTTCAGCAATATATGTTTTTATATATTCTACTGGATCTAAATTATCCATAAGTTCTACATCTGTTTTCATTTTATTTATATATTTATATAAATCATTAATTTCATCCTTTGCACTTCCACCTATGTCATCTATATTGACTTCATTTTTCAAAGGTTCTTTGCTTTTTACATTATTTTCTGTATTACCACTTATATCTATATTGTTTTTATTATTTATTTCCATGGCATAAACTTTATCCAATTTTAAAAATACACACCCTGGAATTATTGATATAATCATATTAATTGTAAGACTTATCATTAATATTACCGTAACTCTTTTTATCATCTTCATAATAAACACCTACATTATTTGTAATATAGAATTTAGTACAGCCATTAGTATTGGAATAGCAAGTACTAAAATCATTATTTTACCTGAAAGCTCTATTTGAGCTGCTAGACTGTCCGCATTTGCATCCTTACACAATGCACTAGAAAATGATGCAATATATGCTATTGCTAAAATTTTTAGTACAATCCCCATATAAACTGTATCAATATTAGCTTTATCAGCAATTTCTCTTAAAAAGTTAATTATTTCTTTAAGTGGTTCTACCATAATAAGAAGAATTAAAGTGCATGCAGTTAAAGTAAGAAGCGTATTTAATTCATTTTTAGATTGCTTAAGTAATAACATGATAAATAATGTTATAAATGCTATTCCTACAATTTTTACTATTAACATAACTACACCTACATTATAAACATTGTCTTAACAGTGCTAAATAAATCTCCTATAAGGGAAACTATCATAAGCAGAATTATTACAACTCCTGCAATGTTTGTAATAGCTGCAATTTCACCTTTTCCACTACTAGTTAATACCTTATCTAAAACTACTAAAAGTATTCCAGCTCCTCCAATTTTAAAAAGAATACTTATATCATGCATTTATCTTCCCCCAATCTAAATTCAATTAACAATTAACAGTTAAATCTAAAATTCTTTATATTATAAATATCATTATCATCGCTCCAAAACATACTCCAAGATATCTATATAATTTTATGTTTTTCTTTGCAATTTCATCAGCATCCTTTAAATTCATTTTTATACTTTCAATTGCTAAGCAGAATATTTTTCCTTGCCCATAAACTCCTGATTCTCCAAGAGACTTAAAAAAATCTGACATTATTTTTTTATCCTCATCATATAAATAAAATTCATTTTCTACTAATGCAAACTCTAAAGTAGCACCCTCATATACACTTTCCACATCTCCTTTTATAAGCCTTTTTGTAATAGCTTTTACGAATTTGTTTAAGGGCTCACCTAACTTATAAGAAAGATTTTCTAAAGCTTCTGGTAGAGGAGTTGTCCCATATACAATATCATTTTCAAGAATAGTTAAAGCTTTTAATATCTCTTTAAGCTCATCTTGTCTTCTTCTAAAAGTTTCTCCATATGCAAAGCCTATATAAGTGCTTATGATAAATATGCCTATTATAAAAATTAATTTAAGCATATGTTTTCACCACCTTTTAGACTATGTACATTTTCAATTGTTCCAACACCATGTCTATTGCTTAAAATTATTGCTCTCTCTATAATTTCATTATCAAGCAAATCACAAAAAACCTTTCTCTTATATAAATCTTCAATTGTGAAACCATGAATTGTAGTAATTATATTTACTCC is a window encoding:
- a CDS encoding SpoIIIAH-like family protein, which codes for MTKKQCGIIFTLLALILCVGVLAAKLNNGGLNDPTDLSQVLSPEKVNDQDAEALNQQNYFYNSKSERDQMDSATIQTLKSQISDENISKEQKVVAQKELTQKTMVKDNEGRIELSIKNKGYEDALCRLDSNKATVIVKSATGLQENETIAIQELVQDVSKIKDIIIEVQK
- a CDS encoding Asp23/Gls24 family envelope stress response protein; the encoded protein is MEDLVREDNIGVVKISDEVVSVIAGIAAQEIDGVLDSQIGVASNLTNIFKGKKNTAKASKVTLEEDKAIIDMNVSVEYGRKIMDVVAQVQDNVKKTVEAMTGLYVESVNIYVQNIYLPKKEEIESN
- the spoIIIAC gene encoding stage III sporulation protein AC — translated: MHDISILFKIGGAGILLVVLDKVLTSSGKGEIAAITNIAGVVIILLMIVSLIGDLFSTVKTMFIM
- the spoIIIAD gene encoding stage III sporulation protein AD, whose translation is MLIVKIVGIAFITLFIMLLLKQSKNELNTLLTLTACTLILLIMVEPLKEIINFLREIADKANIDTVYMGIVLKILAIAYIASFSSALCKDANADSLAAQIELSGKIMILVLAIPILMAVLNSILQIM
- a CDS encoding bifunctional methylenetetrahydrofolate dehydrogenase/methenyltetrahydrofolate cyclohydrolase, with amino-acid sequence MGKIINGKEVALKVKEDIKNFISNRKEKDLKIPKIASILVGNDGGSIYYMASQEKVAVSLGAGFLKVTLPETSKNEDVISEIHKLNEDKDVQGIILQLPLPSNFDEKKIIKEISPSKDIDCLTFESQGKLYMGEPKFLPCTPNSVVTLIKSLNVDIVGKNVVVLGRSNIVGKPVAQLLLNENATVTICHSKTKNLREVCRVADILVVAIGRPKFIDETYVNEDAIVIDVGTSSFEGKITGDVDFDKVIDKCKLLTPVPGGVGALTTTLLIKNACEALEQNEY
- the spoIIIAG gene encoding stage III sporulation protein AG; its protein translation is MDKNKIIKEIKKILAQKQLKNLIAVCIVLGFVLIAMNVLLPSSKTLSNNKVAAGVTVGNAENSPVTKETDEKNYEEQQKTDLKNILKKMNGVGDVEVMMSFENGDKKVPAYDKNSQKSTTEETDNQGGKRVNNQNTDGENIVMTTSDGNNEPFILTTYKPKIIGVIILAEGAANSKTKYEIEQAVSKLYNLSLDKVNVYSMKK
- the spoIIIAF gene encoding stage III sporulation protein AF encodes the protein MFIEALKNIVITLVTILIFISAVELIAPSNKMKKYIQFILGLILVTVILNPIIQFISSGEKSVTDGIQSYEQVFSQNENKVNKGNTTNIFKNDQDKVDVRKKTFMNNFNKNCDNLLKNKYKDKTFKSEIDCDVDFVNITLNVKKLKIGVGENKINKIKKIVINKELETTTKEENKEYTEMVNFISSELNVPNEKIEVYKLDE
- the spoIIIAB gene encoding stage III sporulation protein SpoIIIAB produces the protein MLKLIFIIGIFIISTYIGFAYGETFRRRQDELKEILKALTILENDIVYGTTPLPEALENLSYKLGEPLNKFVKAITKRLIKGDVESVYEGATLEFALVENEFYLYDEDKKIMSDFFKSLGESGVYGQGKIFCLAIESIKMNLKDADEIAKKNIKLYRYLGVCFGAMIMIFII
- the nusB gene encoding transcription antitermination factor NusB, with protein sequence MNRKLSRDKTMELLFGMTLSKDTTEEAIEGFLENYEGDIKEIDLTYVKQALIGIENNKEAIDKIITENLHNWKLDRVPKVNLSILRLATYELLYDEQVPRAVVINEALEITRRYSDEKSVSFINGVLDKIDSAE
- the spoIIIAE gene encoding stage III sporulation protein AE, with the protein product MKMIKRVTVILMISLTINMIISIIPGCVFLKLDKVYAMEINNKNNIDISGNTENNVKSKEPLKNEVNIDDIGGSAKDEINDLYKYINKMKTDVELMDNLDPVEYIKTYIAEGKGNISFDTIVKAILSIVFKEVKSVLKLMISIVTISIICSLLKNLQDAFSDESISQVAFFACYALIIMVLSKSFIISISVAKEVITNISDFMSALLPILITMISLAGGITSAATLDPIVLGAVVFIPKVYSNIVIPMILMSFVLEFANNLSIDHKITNLCKLLKQVIIWFQGIIVTIFIGLLTIRGITSTTIDAVTLKTAKFAIDNFIPIVGKTFSDAITSVAGYSLIIKNAISSIGLVVIIIILLHPLIKLILITFIYKLSAALIEPISDSRITKSLEAAGNSMVLITSCVLTVSIIFFILIAIMASSGRFIVGG